The sequence GTTTTTTTCCAAGATCACCTCCGATCGATTACAAATGGGAAATAACCTAAGTGGTATTTTCCTGGGCGGATTGCGGACTTCCCCTGACTGGGACAATGAAAAGGGATATGAAGGATATTATGTCCCTCCTTCAGGCTCATTCAACCCGAACCATCAATTGTCGTACCGAAACCAAATAGGAATGGCTCTAAACCCCGGCTATGACAATCCGCTGTGGACCATGTACAATATCAAAAACGAGTCGGATGTAAATCGATTTATTGGAACGGCCCAATTGGACGTAAACCCACTACAGTGGTTAAATGTTACCCTACGAACTGGTGTTGACCACTATTCGGAGGGGAGATCGGAAATAAGCCCGGTGGGGACCGCTGGTTTTTTTAAGGGCAACTTATCGTTGGAGTCAATTCAAGAAACCCAGTTCAACCTTGATGGATTTTTTCAAGGTCACTTTAGGATTTTCAATGAATCAAAATTGACAGTCTTAATGGGGATCAACGGACAGCAGCGTACTTTTAAGAATGTAGGGGGTAGTATCCAAGATTTTATTGTCAAATCGAACCCGCCACTTAGCCTGGACAATGCCACCACGGACAACGCAACCCCGTATAACCGACTTGTTCAACAAAGGTCGGCTGCCTTTTATTCAATGTTGGATATAGATTATCGAAATCAACTTTTCTTGAATGTAACAGGCAGGGCGGAGAATTCTTCTGTATTTAACTATGAGGACAACCCCACATTTTTTTACCCTTCCATAACCGTTAACTGGCATGTATTGAAGTCTTTGGGCATCGAGGGCAAGTTTATGACTTTTGCAAAGTTACGTGCAGGCTACGGTGTGGTGAGTACCATACCAGAACCTTACCAATTAACTACTTATTATGACCCTAGTTTTTATTTGGATGGTTGGACTGCTGGATTGAGTGCCAATGCCCAAACCTATGGGGGTGGATATGAACAAAGTGCACTGCAAGGAAATCCTGATCTTAAACCCGAAATGAAAAAAGAACTGGAGCTTGGAATTGATCTTCGGTTTTTGAACGATCGTTTAGATCTTGGTGCCACTTATTTTACCAACAAGGTGAGTGACCTTATCATCCCGGTAGCGGTTGCAGGATCCACCGGATTCAATAGTAAGACTGCCAATGCTGCTAGTATTCAGAATCAAGGTGTAGAGCTGGATATGTCCTTCAATGTTTTGAACATTGGCGGATGGGCTATTGATCTATTTGGCAATTGGACTCAAATAAAAAACAGGGTAACGGACCTTGGTGGTAAACCAGCCGTAACTGTTTTTGGAAAAGGTTATACACAAACTGTGGTGAAAGGATATCCAATGGGTATAATCTATGGTGTTGGGTTTGCAAGAACACCGGAAGGTGACCTGGTTTTGGGGAATGGGTTCCCTAAAGCAGCTGATGAATCAACCGTGCTGGGCAATACCAATCCTGATTGGCGTGGTGGTCTGGGCAGTAGGATAAAGTGGAGGAATATGAGCTTCAGTTTTCTGTTTGAGCATTCACATGGTGGACAGATTTGGGGTGGTACCCGAGGGGCACTCATCAATTTCGGCACGCATGCCGATACGGACCGAGAAGTGACTATTCCCGCATCCGAGGTAGGTTCGTATAGGAATTATCAGGGATATACAGTCGGCTCATATGGCTATCCAATCAGTCCTGATGGTAGTTATACCGTGCGTGGCTATATTCATGATTTTGGAGGTGGTCCTGTTTTAATCGATGAAACGTGGTGGCAAACCTTAGGGGGTGGCTTTGGTGCCCAAATGGAGTCTTTCATTGAGAGTGCCGAGTGGACAAAATTGAGGGAGTTGGCCATTTCCTATTCCTTGAACACCGTAGCCTTTAGGCAAAAGACAAAGCTCAACTCTATGGAATTCGGTATTTCGGGTCGAAACCTGTTCTTGTGGACTGATTTCAAAGGCAACGATCCCGAGACCAATTTGAGCGGACCTAGTAATGCCAGGGGCGTGGATTACTTTAATAACCCTGCCACAAAATCATTAATGTTCACCATTAAGGTCAATTATTAGTACTTGATCCCATTTAAATGAAAATAGCATGTGTAAATATTCAAAACTGTTTTTAATTGCCACTTGCATGATTGCTTCATGCGAATCGTTTGTGACAGGTATTGATGAGGTGGATGTTACCCGAGTTTCTGATGTTGATTTGAAACTGATCGTGGTCGCAGCAGAAGTGAACTATATGGGGTTTTTGGAAGGCCAAGCAGCACGGATGGCCGGAATGTGGAGCGGCTATTTTCGTGGGGCCGATCGGCAGTATGTTGGGTTTTACAATTACAATGTAACGTCCGGAACGTTTGAAACAGAGTGGGATAATATTTACATCTACACGCTAAAGCAGCTTCGTATTGCACAAAGGAAGGCTGCCGCACAGAATAACTTAAGCACGAAGGGAATTTGCCAGGTGATGGAGGGAAGCATTATGGGCACGGCTACAGCCCTATGGGGCGATGTGCCTTACAGGGAAGCAACCAATGTATCAGCCCATCCTAACCCCGCCTACGATTCACAAGCGGATATAATTGACGATTTACTTTCATTGCTTGACGAAGCGGTTATCAACTTATCAAGTAACATTGGCAATCGGGAAGGGGACTTCCTTTCTGAGGGTGATAATTCACAATGGATTGAAGTTGCGCATTCCGTCAAAGCCAGGCTGCTTTTGTATCAGCGCAATTATGCCGATGCGCTGTCGGAAGCTGAGCAGGGACTGGATAATCCGTCAGAGGACCTATTGGCATTGCACGGCAACTCGCTGGGCTCAGACCTCAATCTCTACTTTGATTTTTTGGAAGTATCCCGACAGGGAACAATG comes from Flammeovirgaceae bacterium and encodes:
- a CDS encoding SusC/RagA family TonB-linked outer membrane protein, whose product is MDPIFQKYSGSGFPVGRKHRAPSLRQIILISACCTFHIASFAQHRMVTGKITSDGYPLAGANIVLKGTTTGTVSDTNGEFSINLYDSLETIVVSFVGFTTETIDCAGRSIVDVAMRVDPTQLAEIVITALGLEKERDKVGSSTVRIAGESVVKSGEPTLINGLSGKSSGLLISRTSGDPGSGSYIQIRGQGSISASVQPLIVVDGVPVYNSNIGSYGGGVVQQSRLNDLNPHDIESIEVVKGASASALWGTRAGNGVIVIKTKKGSGLANKLSVSYSGTYGVDRILARHPLQRTWGQGISGYYYTGVFSNGAGWPYSYGDKIANRSGEDDIVVSDPNDPDYIGYFLTSQGKKVYPIVETTFDPNAPPNGGKNSVATFDPYEALFDGGHTLDQSLSISGGSRDNSYYFSIADLNQEGLAKANSNYRRTSVRINSNRQFNDWIGIGSTLFFSKITSDRLQMGNNLSGIFLGGLRTSPDWDNEKGYEGYYVPPSGSFNPNHQLSYRNQIGMALNPGYDNPLWTMYNIKNESDVNRFIGTAQLDVNPLQWLNVTLRTGVDHYSEGRSEISPVGTAGFFKGNLSLESIQETQFNLDGFFQGHFRIFNESKLTVLMGINGQQRTFKNVGGSIQDFIVKSNPPLSLDNATTDNATPYNRLVQQRSAAFYSMLDIDYRNQLFLNVTGRAENSSVFNYEDNPTFFYPSITVNWHVLKSLGIEGKFMTFAKLRAGYGVVSTIPEPYQLTTYYDPSFYLDGWTAGLSANAQTYGGGYEQSALQGNPDLKPEMKKELELGIDLRFLNDRLDLGATYFTNKVSDLIIPVAVAGSTGFNSKTANAASIQNQGVELDMSFNVLNIGGWAIDLFGNWTQIKNRVTDLGGKPAVTVFGKGYTQTVVKGYPMGIIYGVGFARTPEGDLVLGNGFPKAADESTVLGNTNPDWRGGLGSRIKWRNMSFSFLFEHSHGGQIWGGTRGALINFGTHADTDREVTIPASEVGSYRNYQGYTVGSYGYPISPDGSYTVRGYIHDFGGGPVLIDETWWQTLGGGFGAQMESFIESAEWTKLRELAISYSLNTVAFRQKTKLNSMEFGISGRNLFLWTDFKGNDPETNLSGPSNARGVDYFNNPATKSLMFTIKVNY
- a CDS encoding SusD/RagB family nutrient-binding outer membrane lipoprotein; this encodes MCKYSKLFLIATCMIASCESFVTGIDEVDVTRVSDVDLKLIVVAAEVNYMGFLEGQAARMAGMWSGYFRGADRQYVGFYNYNVTSGTFETEWDNIYIYTLKQLRIAQRKAAAQNNLSTKGICQVMEGSIMGTATALWGDVPYREATNVSAHPNPAYDSQADIIDDLLSLLDEAVINLSSNIGNREGDFLSEGDNSQWIEVAHSVKARLLLYQRNYADALSEAEQGLDNPSEDLLALHGNSLGSDLNLYFDFLEVSRQGTMTAEDTHLGNLLDPNSSITRNHLKTNESGRLAHYYTGSSINNYSPNTSPDGFFFADAAFPLHTAYETSLIAAECRLHLGDVDGAIAELNEHRANLRQMYPSGTYADFVASDFDIGGIENMTGIQTIEQSLLREILEEKWVSLYGQVEAFNELRRTRNALDIPINFGENLPQRFLYTQDEINGNSSIPKPIPSLTDPVEIFK